The Athalia rosae chromosome 7, iyAthRosa1.1, whole genome shotgun sequence genome window below encodes:
- the LOC105693856 gene encoding anaphase-promoting complex subunit 15-like, whose amino-acid sequence MSFMPLWPNLQPRAIDPLWFDADKPCDDESEVMALERDHQAWMDSIQAERYDQIPIGKLASDFRGSEAEEEEEEEEEGEGEEEEESDTHEEEEEELDEIDMEVSYTHPQQRTSPGLSPDTQRNPVSIRMVTARTLHFT is encoded by the exons ATGTCTTTCATGCCGCTTTGGCCGAATCTTCAGCCTCGTGCTATAGATCCTTTGTGGTTCGACGCAGACAAACCTTGTGACGATGAAAGTGAAGTTATGGCTCTAGAAAGAGATCATCAGGCCTGG ATGGACAGCATACAAGCCGAACGCTACGATCAAATTCCAATTGGAAAACTGGCAAGTGAT TTTCGAGGTTCCGAGgccgaggaagaggaggaagaagaagaggaaggcgaaggcgaagaggaggaggagtcgGACACCcacgaagaggaggaagaagaattgGATGAGATAGATATGGAAGTGAGCTACACGCATCCGCAACAACGAACGAGCCCCGGTCTCAGTCCCGATACCCAAAGAAATCCCGTTTCCATCAGAATGGTGACAGCCCGCACCCTCCACTTCACCTAG
- the LOC105693850 gene encoding protein-associating with the carboxyl-terminal domain of ezrin isoform X1, producing the protein MGNEKSALGGLEIDEKAVEITDFWLHHSASLNGINPQTLSVFVSEPSLHSSANFGKPSPLEKAAKHLMLHRHPCILKYVSSWHKGSKFFLATEEVKPLVQVIGMQTTLQICIGLHSILRALIFLHEKALASHNNVCSSAIYVTPDGFWKLGGLEYLCRFTELTPVYLQKTRNYRYEKAISPEEDGGKSAVLMEPSAIDQFAFGVLAEEVLSLKSDDDVPSISDFKELAKKHLQNADPSLRTKLSSVLVHPFFTHEFITIHGFLMELPLKNEAEKQDFFSNLVVQLNKFPEKIVAEQLGGLLLSRMVLLDSTAQSKLLPFILTPRDENSESDLLFTLSTFKKYVVPKLLQMFCVRDAQIRLLLLSHFNSFVGAFQPDDLKLHVLPELLVAIKDTNDHLVSTTLRALADLVPLLGSATVIGGSRGKLFTDGRPNKAHRLKESQVAPVLTKDKNSVPDVVLHVQTSVLELPERPSPDGGEDQIDLDPILPEEEGNWSDWDAQDSAQPGTKSPELRLPNDVQESIERVIPDAGALHSEGSSNTLKDETSKYSKKPIISDILELDIKNSKPMRMSKEEIDFFEDMEPVIKKTQILHIQEATTTRSMFDVKAANASVDEAAEDNGWGDDLNDWGADETSHARE; encoded by the exons ATGGGTAACGAGAAAAGTGCCCTGGGCGGGCTGGAGATCGACGAAAAAGCTGTTGAGATCACGGATTTCTGGCTACATCACAGTGCCAGTTTGAATGGAATTAATCCACAGACATTGTCCGTATTTGTCAGTGAGCCGTCTCTACATTCTAGCGCTAACTTCGGTAAACCATCTCCTCTAGAAAAAGCTGCTAAG cacTTGATGCTTCACCGCCACCCTTGTATACTAAAATATGTATCATCGTGGCATAAAGGTAGCAAGTTTTTTCTTGCTACTGAGGAAGTGAAACCCTTGGTGCAAGTTATCGGAATGCAGACTACCCTACAGATTTGTATCGGTCTACACAGCATTTTACGGGCCTTGATATTTCTCCACGAAAAGGCACTAGCGTCTCATAATAACGTATGCAGCAGTGCTATCTACGTGACACCAGATGGGTTCTGGAAATTGGGAGGCTTAGAGTATCTTTGCAGATTCACAGAATTGACGCCagtctatcttcaaaaaacTCGAAATTACCGATATGAAAAAGCTATATCGCCAGAGGAAGATGGAGGAAAGTCTGCGGTTTTAATGGAACCTTCGGCAATTGATCAATTTGCATTTGGAGTTCTGGCTGAGGAAGTTCTCAGCCTAAAAAGTGATG ATGATGTACCTTCGATATCAGACTTTAAAGAATTGGCAAAAAAGCATTTACAAAATGCTGATCCCTCACTGAGAACTAAACTCTCCTCTGTACTTGTTCATCCATTTTTTACGCATGAATTCATAACTATACATGGTTTTCTAATGGAACTGCCGTTAAAAAATGAGGCTGAAAAACAGGACTTTTTCTC GAACTTAGTGGTGCAGCTAAATAAATTCCCAGAAAAAATAGTGGCTGAACAATTGGGCGGATTATTGCTGTCTAGAATGGTTCTCCTCGATTCTACTGCTCAATCCAAACTGCTGCCTTTTATTTTGACGCCAAGAG ATGAAAACAGCGAATCCGACCTTCTCTTCACCTTATCgacattcaaaaaatatgtcGTACCGAAACTTTTACAAATGTTTTGCGTCCGCGATGCACAGATCAGACTGCTACTTCTTTCccatttcaattctttcgtcGGTGCCTTCCAACCAGACGATCTCAAGCTACATGTGTTACCCGAGTTATTAGTTGCAATTAAAGACACTAACGACCATTTAGTCAGTACGACACTGAGAGCTTTAGCCGATCTAGTCCCTCTGTTGGGTTCGGCGACTGTGATAGGTGGTAGCAGAGGAAAATTGTTTACAGACGGTCGACCAAACAAGGCTCACCGGTTGAAGGAAAGTCAAGTAGCTCCAGTTTTAACCAAAGACAAAAATAGTGTACCAGACGTTGTATTGCATGTACAAACATCAGTATTAGAATTACCAGAAAGACCTTCGCCTGACGGTGGAGAGGACCAAATAGATTTAGATCCAATTCTACCCGAGGAAGAAGGAAACTGGTCAGATTGGGACGCACAAGATAGTGCTCAACCTGGAACAAAGTCGCCGGAATTGAGACTGCCCAACGATGTACaagaatcgatcgaaagaGTAATTCCAGATGCAGGAGCATTACATTCTGAGGGATCGTCGAACACTTTGAAAGATGAAACTTCAAAGTATTCAAAGAAGCCAATTATATCAGACATACTGGAATTGGACATAAAAAACTCAAAGCCCATGAGAATGTCTAAAGAAGAAATCGACTTCTTCGAAGACATGGAaccggtaataaaaaaaactcagatCCTCCACATACAAGAAGCTACCACCACGAGAAGTATGTTTGACGTCAAAGCGGCGAATGCTTCAGTTGATGAGGCAGCTGAAGACAATGGATGGGGTGATGATTTGAACGACTGGGGAGCCGATGAGACATCCCATGCGAGGGAATAG
- the LOC105693850 gene encoding protein-associating with the carboxyl-terminal domain of ezrin isoform X2, with translation MLHRHPCILKYVSSWHKGSKFFLATEEVKPLVQVIGMQTTLQICIGLHSILRALIFLHEKALASHNNVCSSAIYVTPDGFWKLGGLEYLCRFTELTPVYLQKTRNYRYEKAISPEEDGGKSAVLMEPSAIDQFAFGVLAEEVLSLKSDDDVPSISDFKELAKKHLQNADPSLRTKLSSVLVHPFFTHEFITIHGFLMELPLKNEAEKQDFFSNLVVQLNKFPEKIVAEQLGGLLLSRMVLLDSTAQSKLLPFILTPRDENSESDLLFTLSTFKKYVVPKLLQMFCVRDAQIRLLLLSHFNSFVGAFQPDDLKLHVLPELLVAIKDTNDHLVSTTLRALADLVPLLGSATVIGGSRGKLFTDGRPNKAHRLKESQVAPVLTKDKNSVPDVVLHVQTSVLELPERPSPDGGEDQIDLDPILPEEEGNWSDWDAQDSAQPGTKSPELRLPNDVQESIERVIPDAGALHSEGSSNTLKDETSKYSKKPIISDILELDIKNSKPMRMSKEEIDFFEDMEPVIKKTQILHIQEATTTRSMFDVKAANASVDEAAEDNGWGDDLNDWGADETSHARE, from the exons ATGCTTCACCGCCACCCTTGTATACTAAAATATGTATCATCGTGGCATAAAGGTAGCAAGTTTTTTCTTGCTACTGAGGAAGTGAAACCCTTGGTGCAAGTTATCGGAATGCAGACTACCCTACAGATTTGTATCGGTCTACACAGCATTTTACGGGCCTTGATATTTCTCCACGAAAAGGCACTAGCGTCTCATAATAACGTATGCAGCAGTGCTATCTACGTGACACCAGATGGGTTCTGGAAATTGGGAGGCTTAGAGTATCTTTGCAGATTCACAGAATTGACGCCagtctatcttcaaaaaacTCGAAATTACCGATATGAAAAAGCTATATCGCCAGAGGAAGATGGAGGAAAGTCTGCGGTTTTAATGGAACCTTCGGCAATTGATCAATTTGCATTTGGAGTTCTGGCTGAGGAAGTTCTCAGCCTAAAAAGTGATG ATGATGTACCTTCGATATCAGACTTTAAAGAATTGGCAAAAAAGCATTTACAAAATGCTGATCCCTCACTGAGAACTAAACTCTCCTCTGTACTTGTTCATCCATTTTTTACGCATGAATTCATAACTATACATGGTTTTCTAATGGAACTGCCGTTAAAAAATGAGGCTGAAAAACAGGACTTTTTCTC GAACTTAGTGGTGCAGCTAAATAAATTCCCAGAAAAAATAGTGGCTGAACAATTGGGCGGATTATTGCTGTCTAGAATGGTTCTCCTCGATTCTACTGCTCAATCCAAACTGCTGCCTTTTATTTTGACGCCAAGAG ATGAAAACAGCGAATCCGACCTTCTCTTCACCTTATCgacattcaaaaaatatgtcGTACCGAAACTTTTACAAATGTTTTGCGTCCGCGATGCACAGATCAGACTGCTACTTCTTTCccatttcaattctttcgtcGGTGCCTTCCAACCAGACGATCTCAAGCTACATGTGTTACCCGAGTTATTAGTTGCAATTAAAGACACTAACGACCATTTAGTCAGTACGACACTGAGAGCTTTAGCCGATCTAGTCCCTCTGTTGGGTTCGGCGACTGTGATAGGTGGTAGCAGAGGAAAATTGTTTACAGACGGTCGACCAAACAAGGCTCACCGGTTGAAGGAAAGTCAAGTAGCTCCAGTTTTAACCAAAGACAAAAATAGTGTACCAGACGTTGTATTGCATGTACAAACATCAGTATTAGAATTACCAGAAAGACCTTCGCCTGACGGTGGAGAGGACCAAATAGATTTAGATCCAATTCTACCCGAGGAAGAAGGAAACTGGTCAGATTGGGACGCACAAGATAGTGCTCAACCTGGAACAAAGTCGCCGGAATTGAGACTGCCCAACGATGTACaagaatcgatcgaaagaGTAATTCCAGATGCAGGAGCATTACATTCTGAGGGATCGTCGAACACTTTGAAAGATGAAACTTCAAAGTATTCAAAGAAGCCAATTATATCAGACATACTGGAATTGGACATAAAAAACTCAAAGCCCATGAGAATGTCTAAAGAAGAAATCGACTTCTTCGAAGACATGGAaccggtaataaaaaaaactcagatCCTCCACATACAAGAAGCTACCACCACGAGAAGTATGTTTGACGTCAAAGCGGCGAATGCTTCAGTTGATGAGGCAGCTGAAGACAATGGATGGGGTGATGATTTGAACGACTGGGGAGCCGATGAGACATCCCATGCGAGGGAATAG
- the LOC105693644 gene encoding 60S ribosomal protein L5 has translation MGFVKVVKNKQYFKRYQVKFKRRREGKTDYYARKRLTIQDKNKYNTPKYRLIVRLSNKDITCQVAYSRIEGDKIVCAAYSHELPKYGVKVGLTNYASAYCTGLLLARRLLKKLGLDSLYTGTTEVTGDEYNVEELDDGPGAFRCYLDTGLMRTTTGARVFGAMKGAVDGGLNIPHSTKRFPGYDNESKSFNADVHRQHIFAQHVANYMRTLEGEDEEAFNRQFSQYIKNAITADSIESIYKKAHEAIRANPAHTVAKKDKEPVKKRWNRAGLSLSERKNRVAQKKASFLKKLEEAEA, from the exons ATG ggGTTTGTCAAGGTGGTTAAAAACAAGCAGTACTTCAAGCGGTACCAGGTTAAATTCAAGAGGCGTCGGGAGGGTAAGACTGATTACTATGCCCGTAAACGACTCACTATTCAAGACAAGAACAAATATAACACCCCCAAGTACAGGTTGATCGTCCGACTCTCCAACAAAGATATCACCTGTCAG GTCGCATATTCGCGCATTGAAGGAGATAAGATCGTGTGCGCAGCTTACAGCCACGAGTTACCTAAGTACGGAGTGAAAGTTGGTCTCACCAATTATGCCTCTGCCTACTGCACGGGTCTTCTTCTCGCCCGAAGG CTTTTGAAGAAGTTAGGTCTCGACTCTCTGTACACTGGCACCACGGAAGTCACAGGTGATGAATACAACGTCGAGGAATTAGATGACGGACCAGGTGCATTCAGATGTTACTTGGACACAGGTCTCATGCGTACCACAACTGGAGCCAGAGTATTTGGCGCCATGAAGGGTGCTGTAGATGGAGGCCTAAACATCCCCCACAG CACGAAACGGTTTCCTGGATACGACAACGAATCCAAATCTTTCAACGCAGATGTCCACCGACAACATATCTTTGCCCAGCACGTAGCCAACTACATGCGAACACTTGAGGGTGAAGATGAGGAAGCTTTCAACCGTCAATTCTCTCAGTACATCAAGAACGCAATTACCGCGGACAGT ATTGAAAGTATTTACAAGAAAGCTCATGAAGCAATCAGAGCCAACCCTGCCCACACAGTAGCAAAGAAAGACAAGGAACCGGTTAAGAAGAGATGGAACCGCGCTGGACTTTCGCTTTCAGAACGGAAGAACCGTGTGGCCCAGAAGAAAGCATCGTTCcttaaaaaattggaagaagcTGAAGCCTAA
- the LOC105693859 gene encoding mitochondrial-processing peptidase subunit alpha: MMTRISPAQVTSVFKNSSVNLKHINIWQRCRLLSDAKSTVNIPSKAIVTPFPPLTDPVPGLPTPVYSTAKEEHQTTQITVLPNGLRVASENRFGQFCTIGVLIDSGPRYEVAYPSGISHFLEKLAFNSTKAFDSKDKIMLTLEKHGGICDCQASRDTFVYAASAERHGLRTVTQILGDIVLRPQITDEELNIARQTVQFELESLATRPEQEPLLMDLIHAAAYRDNTLGLPKICPEGNLEKIDRKILFTYLKHHFTPSRMVVAGVGIEHQALVDAVQEYFMEEKPIWEERSDLVIPNRSSNFVDKSIAQYTGGYILEECNIPVYAGPSGLPELSHVVVALEGCSHQDPDFIAMCVLNMMMGGGGSFSAGGPGKGMYTRLYTNVLNRYHWLYSATAYNHAYSDTGLFCIHASSTPTHVREMVEVVVHEFVAMAGPISEVELARAKKQLQSMLLMNLEQRPVVFEDIGRQVLATGSRKRPEYFIQAIEQITKDDINRVARRLLRSPPSVVARGEVTNIPSLADIQAGLLDAQGRLPGSRNRLSLFRQ; the protein is encoded by the exons ATGATGACAAGGATTTCACCGGCGCAAGTCACCAGCGTCTTTAAAAATAG CTCCGTCAACTTGAAACATATAAATATCTGGCAAAGATGCAGGTTGCTTTCGGATGCAAAATCAACGGTCAATATTCCATCAAAGGCTATTGTAACTCCATTTCCACCTTTAACCGATCCAGTTCCTGGTCTTCCTACACCAGTTTATTCTACTGCTAAAGAGGAACACCAAACTACACAGATTACGGTATTACCAAACGGCTTAAGAGTTGCATCAGAGAACCGTTTTGGTCAATTTTGCACTATTGGGG TCCTCATCGATTCTGGTCCAAGATATGAAGTAGCCTACCCCAGTGGGATATCACACTTCCTAGAGAAGCTAGCCTTTAAT tcgACTAAAGCGTTTGACAGTAAAGACAAAATAATGCTAACGCTGGAAAAGCATGGGGGTATTTGCGATTGTCAAGCATCTAGAGACACCTTTGTATATGCAGCTTCAGCCGAACGACATGGACTTCGAACAGTGACACAAATCCTCGGAGACATTGTTCTCAGACCCCAAATTACAGACGAAGAG TTAAACATAGCCAGACAAACGGTTCAGTTTGAATTAGAATCTCTTGCAACAAGACCAGAGCAAGAACCTCTTCTCATGGACTTGATTCATGCT gcaGCCTACAGAGATAATACTCTGGGGCTACCAAAAATATGTCCCGAAGGAAATCTggagaaaattgatcgtaagatTTTGTTCACGTACCTCAAACACCATTTTACACCAAGCAGAATGGTGGTGGCTGGTGTCGGCATAGAACATCAAGCATTAGTCGATGCTGTTCAaga GTACTTTATGGAAGAAAAGCCTATTTGGGAAGAGCGTTCAGATCTGGTTATACCCAACAGGTCATCTAACTTCGTTGACAAATCTATTGCTCAGTACACAGGGGGATACATTTTG GAGGAATGCAATATCCCAGTCTATGCAGGGCCAAGTGGCTTACCAGAATTGTCTCATGTAGTTGTTGCTTTAGAAGGTTGTTCTCATCAAGATCCTGACTTCATAGCGATGTGTGTGTTGAATATGATGATGGGTGGAGGCGGAAGCTTCAGTGCTGGTGGTCCAGGGAAAGGAATGTATACCAGATTGTATACCAACGTCCTCAACAG ATATCACTGGCTCTACAGCGCAACAGCATACAACCACGCCTATTCGGATACAGGACTTTTCTGCATTCATGCATCGTCAACACCAACTCACGTCAGAGAAATGGTCGAAGTCGTAGTTCATGAATTTGTTGCCATGGCAGGCCCGATTAGTGAAGTTGAACTAGCG AGAGCCAAGAAACAACTGCAGTCTATGCTCTTGATGAATTTGGAGCAACGTCCCGTCGTCTTTGAGGACATTGGTCGTCAAGTTTTAGCTACAGGATCCCGTAAACGACCAGAGTACTTCATTCAAGCAATTg AGCAAATTACCAAAGACGACATCAACAGAGTTGCACGTCGATTGCTGAGATCACCACCTAGCGTCGTGGCTCGTGGTGAAGTTACCAATATCCCATCACTCGCTGATATTCAAGCCGGTCTGTTAGACGCTCAAGGCCGTTTACCTGGTTCTCGTAATCGGTTATCGCTTTTTCGTCAATAa